A genomic window from Pyxicephalus adspersus chromosome 2, UCB_Pads_2.0, whole genome shotgun sequence includes:
- the SLC2A4 gene encoding solute carrier family 2, facilitated glucose transporter member 4: MPSGGFQPIDGGQMVVRTAVTKTLVLSIFTAILSSFQFGYNIGVINAPQKIIEQSYNESYISRKTPESGSIDVGLLRTLWSLSVAIFSIGGMVSSLCVGVVSQWLGRKRAMIVNNFFAFVGGTMMGLCQVSHSYEMMILGRFIIGAYSGLASGLVPMYVGEISPTHLRGALGTLHQLSLVIGILVAQVLGLDLFLGTMSRWPVLFWVTLIPAALQSVLLPFCPESPRFLYIVCEQEGLAKTSLRRLYGLQDVSDALSEMKEEKRQMDTQQKVSILQIFRSRTYRQPIIVAIMLQLSQQLSGINAIFYYSTDIFFKAGVDQPIYATIGAGIVNTAFTVVSLFLVERAGRRTLHLVGLAGMIMCALLMTVAMVLQETIPAISALSMAAVFGFVAFFEVGPGPIPWFIVAELFSQGPRPAAMAIAGCTNWTSNFIIGMGFPYVADLCGPYVFLLFALVLLGFFIFTYFRVPETRGRSFDEIANAFRRRNPSLLDHEVKASTELDSLGGGDDV; this comes from the exons ATCATAGAACAAAGCTACAATGAATCGTATATCAGTCGAAAAACTCCAGAATCGGGCTCCATCGATGTTGGCCTCCTGCGGACTCTGTGGTCACTATCAGTGGCCATATTTTCTATTGGAGGCATGGTGTCCTCACTGTGTGTTGGGGTGGTGTCACAGTGGTTAGGACG GAAGCGAGCCATGATTGTCAATAATTTCTTTGCCTTTGTTGGTGGGACGATGATGGGACTTTGCCAGGTCAGCCATTCGTACGAGATGATGATTTTGGGAAGATTCATTATTGGAGCATATTCAG GTTTGGCCTCTGGGTTGGTTCCAATGTATGTAGGTGAGATTTCCCCAACCCATCTCCGAGGAGCGTTGGGTACCCTCCATCAGCTCTCATTGGTCATTGGTATTCTTGTGGCTCAG GTCCTGGGTTTGGATTTGTTCCTGGGCACAATGTCTCGGTGGCCGGTCCTCTTCTGGGTGACTCTGATTCCAGCTGCTCTTCAGTCAGTGTTGCTGCCTTTCTGTCCGGAGAGCCCTCGCTTCCTGTATATTGTGTGCGAGCAGGAGGGACTGGCCAAGACCA GTCTGCGGCGCCTCTATGGTCTCCAGGATGTATCAGATGCACTATCAGAGATGAAGGAAGAGAAAAGACAAATGGACACTCAGCAGAAAGTGTCCATCCTACAGATCTTCAGATCCCGAACATACCGGCAACCCATTATAGTGGCCATAATGCTCCAACTATCCCAACAACTTTCCGGCATTAATGCG ATCTTCTATTACTCCACCGATATCTTTTTTAAAGCTGGAGTGGATCAGCCAATCTATGCAACAATTGGGGCAGGAATCGTCAACACGGCATTTACTGTGGTGTCG CTATTCCTTGTGGAGAGGGCAGGAAGACGGACCCTGCACCTGGTGGGCTTGGCGGGAATGATCATGTGTGCCCTATTAATGACGGTGGCAATGGTGTTACAG GAAACCATTCCCGCCATCAGTGCTTTAAGCATGGCTGCCGTTTTCGGATTTGTGGCATTCTTCGAGGTTGGGCCTGGTCCCATTCCATGGTTTATTGTGGCTGAACTTTTTAGTCAAGGTCCTCGGCCTGCAGCCATGGCCATTGCTGGATGTACCAACTGGACATCAAACTTCATCATTGGGATGGGATTTCCCTATGTTGCG GACCTCTGTGGGCCTTACGTCTTCCTCCTTTTTGCCTTGGTATTATTGGGTTtcttcatatttacatatttccgTGTCCCGGAAACCAGGGGAAGATCGTTCGATGAGATTGCTAATGCTTTTCGACGAAGGAACCCGTCACTATTAGACCATGAGGTAAAAGCCAGCACCGAGTTAGACAGTCTGGGGGGTGGAGACGACGTATAA